Below is a window of Rhizobium jaguaris DNA.
ATCATGATCACCTGATCGATCTGAAGAGCGGCGAAGTGATCGAATTTCATTCGCCGGAGATCGAGGCGCTTCAGGAGCGCATCGCCCGCGAACACGGTTTCAAGCTCGTCGACCATCGGCTGGAGCTTTACGGCATTCCGCTGAAGAAGGATGGGCCGCTGAAGAAGGACGAGCCGCTGAAGAAGGACGAACGCTGAGGTGGCGGCGGTCGTGCGGGAGCGAATGATTTGGTGACCTGGCTGCGCGTCGGCTGTGCTCTCGTCGTGATCTGCGCTGTCAGCCTCGTCCTGCTGCCGCTGCAGATCGTCTGCCTGCGCTTCGATTGGAAGCTCAGGCGCTATCTGCCGCGTTATTGGCATCGCATCGTCTGCTATTGTCTCGGCATTCGTATCAATGTCGTCGGAAAGGTCGAAGACCGCCGACCACTCATGCTGGCCGTGAACCACGCCTCCTGGCTTGATATTCTCGTGCTATCCTCCATCGCCGACGTTGCTTTCATTGCCAAAGCCGAAGTGCGCGATTGGCCGATCTTCGGCCTTCTCGCTGAGTGGCAAAAGAGCGTGTTCGTCGTGCGCGAGCAGAAGCGCAAGACAGGCGATCAGGTGAACGAGATCGCCGAGCGCATGGCGGACGGCGAGATCATGGTCTTGTTTCCGGAGGGCACGACATCGGACGGCAACCGGCTGCTGGAGGTCAAATCCTCGTTATTCGGCGCGGCGGCGGCCGCTTTGCCGAAAGCACCGGATGCCGTTGTTCACGTGCAGCCGGTTGCCGTCGCCTATACGCGCGTCCACGGTATCGCCATGGGCCGCTACTATCGCCCCTTGGCGGCCTGGCCAGGCGACATAGAGCTGATGCCGCATCTCAAGGGTATTTTCGGCTGTGGGGCCATCGATGTCGACGTCTGTTTCGGCGAGGCGGTGGATTATCGTGCCGATACCAACCGCAAGGAGGTCAGCGCCACCGTCGCGCGGCGCATCCGCACCATGCTGGCGAGCCGGTTGCTTGGCCGCGAGATCGCCTGATATTCCGGCAATATTAACTTTTCCATTTTCTCCGGAAGCAAAAGTCACTACATAGCGGCCATGAACAAGGACAGTGCACTTCTCGATGCCCCGCAGCCCGATACTTTAGAGCTTGGTCTGCGCGATGGCTCCAACAGCCGTAAGGTCTTCATCAAGACCTATGGCTGCCAGATGAATGTCTACGACTCGACACGGATGAGCGATGCACTCGCTCGCGATGGCTATGAGCCGACCGAGGACATGGAAGAAGCCGATCTCGTCCTGCTGAACACCTGCCATATTCGCGAGAAGGCTGCCGAAAAGGTCTATTCCGCGCTTGGGCGCCTGCGTGAGATGAAGAAGCGCAAGGCTGCCGATGGCCGCGACATGATGATCGGCGTCACCGGCTGCGTCGCCCAGGCGGAGGGCGAGGAAATCCTCCGTCGTGCGCCCGCTGTCGACGTGGTCATCGGCCCACAGACCTATCATCGGCTGCCGGACGCGTTGCGTCGGGCCAAGGAAGGCCAGCGCGTCGTCGATACGGAATATGCGATCGAGGATAAGTTCGAACATCTGCCGATCGCCGAGACGACGAAGATCCGCGCCCGTGGCGTCACGGCTTTCCTGACAGTGCAGGAAGGCTGCGACAAGTTTTGCACCTTCTGCGTCGTACCCTATACGCGCGGTTCCGAAGTTTCCCGTCCGGTCGCCCAGATCGTCGAAGAGGCTGAAAAACTTGTGGATGGCGGCGTGCGCGAAATCACGCTGCTCGGCCAGAACGTCAACGCCTGGCACGGAACCGGACCTACCGGCGAAGCCTGGAGCCTCGGCGATCTTCTCTACCGGCTGGCTGAAATTCCGGGTCTTGCCCGGCTGCGTTATACCACCAGCCATCCGCGCGACATGGACGACCGGCTGATATCGGCCCATCGCGACCTGCGCACGCTGATGCCCTATCTGCATCTGCCGGTCCAGTCGGGTTCCGATCGCATCCTCAAAGCGATGAATCGGCGGCATACGGCTGCAGAATATCTTGCTCTGATCGAAAAAATCCGCATGGCACGGCCAGATATCGCCCTTTCGGGTGATTTCATTGTGGGTTTCCCGGGGGAGACAGAGGAGGATTTTGCGGATACACTTCGCCTAGTTGGGGAGGTGAACTACGCGCAAGCCTTCTCGTTCAAATATTCGACGCGTCCGGGAACGCCGGGTGCGGAATTGAAGGGCCAAGTGCCGGAAGAAATAAAGGCGGAACGGCTGGAACGGTTGCAGGCGCTGCTTTTGAAGCAGCAGCATGCTTTCGCTGATGCCTGTGTCGGCAAGGTGGTCGACATACTGCTGGAAAAGCCGGGCCGCATGCCGGGCCAGTTGATCGGCCGGTCCCCTTGGCTGCAATCTGTGAATGTTGATGCAAAAGCATCGCAAATCGGTGACATTATCAACGTACGAATCATCGGAACCAGCACGAACAGCCTTTTTGCTGAGTTGCTTTAGGTTCCGGACGAGGCAAAGGAGCCGGACCGCTTGAACGGACAGGAATTGGTTTCTTCTTCATCGCGCCAGCCACGCACCGCGAGCGACGCCAATCACTTCATCCTGACGTTCGAGAACAATCGGTTCGCCAGCGAACTTTTCGGACAGTTCGATCAGAATTTGAAGCTCCTTGAGGAGCGTCTTGGTATCGACGCCCGCGCGCGCGGCAATTCCGTCATCATCACCGGCGATGTGCTGGCCACCAATCAGGCGCGCCGCACTCTCGACTACCTCTATGATAAGCTGCAGAAAGGCGGGCATGTGGAGCGCTCGGACGTGGAAGGTGCGATCCGCATGGCGGTTGCCGCCGATGACCAACTGACCCTGCCGACCATGGAGAAAAAAGCCAAGCTGACGATGGCACAGATTTCAACGCGCAAGAAGACGATCATTGCGCGCACGCCGACGCAGGACGCCTATATCAGGGCGATGGACCGTTCCGAGATGGTTTTCGGCGTCGGCCCGGCCGGTACCGGCAAGACCTATCTCGCCGTCGCCCATGCCGCCCAGCTTCTGGAGCGCGGCGCGGTCGAGAAGATCATCCTGTCGCGCCCGGCTGTCGAAGCCGGCGAGCGTCTCGGCTTCCTTCCCGGCGATATGAAGGAGAAGGTCGATCCCTATCTCCGTCCGCTCTATGACGCGCTCTACGACATGATGCCGGGCGACAAGGTCGAACGCGCCATCACCGCCGGCGTCATCGAGATCGCTCCGCTTGCCTTCATGCGCGGCCGCACGCTTGCCAATGCCGCCGTCATCCTCGATGAGGCGCAGAACACCACCTCGATGCAGATGAAGATGTTCCTGACGCGTCTCGGCGAGAATTCGCGCATGATCATCACCGGCGACCCCAGCCAGATCGACCTGCCGCGCGGCGTCAAATCCGGGCTGGTGGAAGCCCTTCAGCTCCTCAACGGTGTTGAAGGGATTACCATAGTGCGCTTCAAGGACACGGACGTCGTCCGCCATCCGCTGGTGGCGCGCATCGTCAGGGCTTACGATTCGAACTACGCCGCCCCCGTTGAGGGCGGCGAGGCCGATCCGCAGATCTGATGGCCGAACTCGATATGCAGATCAGCGTCGAGGAGGGCGACTGGCCCTCCGAGGAAGAGTTACAGGCTCTGGCCGAGCGCGTGCTGGGCGCGGCTGCGGCCTATCTCGAGAAACACGAGAAGCAGCCCTTTCCGAAAATGGCGTCGGAATTGTCGCTGGTTTTCACCGACGATGCCTCGATCCGTGAGATCAATGCGGAATGGCGTGAACAGGACAAGGCGACCAACGTCCTGTCTTTCCCCGCTTTTCCGCTGGTGCCCGGCGGCAAGCCCGGCCCGATGCTCGGTGATATCATCATCGCCAAAGAGACGGTGGAGCGGGAAGCCGTCGAGCTGGAAAAGAGTTTTGATGACCATCTGACCCATTTGATGGTGCATGGTTTCTTGCATCTCTTCGGCTACGACCATATGAATAATAGCGAAGCCGAAAGAATGGAGGGGCTGGAGACTCGCATTTTGGCGGAGCTTGGCCTATCTGATCCCTATGCGGGGCAGGACCCCATTTGACTTGAACCCTGTCTGATCAGGAACAATGAGCGACTTTACGACAAGACCGGCCGCCGAGGCCAAAGACGGCGCTGAAACCGCCTCCTCCGATGAGGCAGGCAGTAGTAGCGGCAAACGATCACATTCTTCCTTCTGGGCCCGTGCTGCGCGTATTCTGCGCCCAGCTCAAGGATCGGCGCGCCTGCGCGAGGATCTCGCCGACGCGTTGATGACCAGCGCTACCGATGACGATGCCTTCTCACCGGACGAGCGGGCGATGCTGCACAATATCCTCCGCTTCCGCGAGGTACGCGTCGAGGACGTGATGGTGCCGCGCGCCGACATCGAGGCGGTCGACCAGAATATCACCATCGGCGAGCTGATGATCCTGTTCGAGGAGAGCGGACGCTCGCGCATGCCCGTCTATGCCGAAACGCTCGATGATCCGCGCGGCATGGTACATATCCGCGATCTCCTTTCCTATGTCGCCAAGCAGGCGCGCAACAAGCGCCGTGGCAGCAATGGCAAGGCGGCAGCAACCGCTGCGGCGTCCGCCTCGGCTGCCGGCCCGGCTGAAAAGCCGTCGCGCTCTGCCAAGCCGAATTTCGATCTTTCGCGGGTCGACCTGCAGAAGACATTGGCCGAAGCCGGCATCATCCGGAAAATCCTGTTCGTACCGCCCTCCATGCTGGCGTCCGATCTGCTCCGCCGCATGCAGGTCAACCGTACGCAGATGGCCCTGGTCATCGACGAGTACGGTGGTACCGACGGCTTGGCTTCCCATGAGGACATTGTCGAAATGGTCGTCGGCGACATTGACGACGAACATGATGACGAAGAAGTGATGTTCAAGCGCGTCTCCGAAGACGTTTTCGTCGCCGATGCCCGCGTCGAGCTGGAAGAGATTGCGGCCGCCATCGGCCCAGATTTCGACATCAGCGAGCAGGTGGACGAAGTGGATACGCTCGGCGGCCTGATCTTCTCCGCGCTCGGCCGCATCCCGGTGCGAGGCGAGCTCGTCCAGGCGCTGCCCGGCTTCGAATTTCACATTCTCGATGCCGATCCGCGCCGCATAAAAAAGGTTCGTATCACCCGCAAGCGTCACGCCTTGCGCCGTCGCCCGGCCAAGGCGGAAGGCGAGGGTGGCGCGCTCGAACGCGACCTGCCGTCGCTGGATACGCTTCCGGACGAACCTTCGGCTGAACGGAACAGCGCCAGCCAATGAATGGCGCTTCAACAGGACAAATCGCTGCTTTTTTGAAAGACTGCGGCCAATTGATTCGCAGTTTGGACGGAGCGCGCGCATGGAACGGCTTTCGGGCAGGGTAATCCTCGTCTGGGGTTTCAAGCGCGCATTTCTAGCCATCCTCGCCGGAGCCATTGGTGTGCTCGCGCTGCCGCCCTTCGGCTTCTTCGCGGCGATGTTCGTCTCCTTCACGCTGCTTGTCTGGTTGCTGGATGGCGCTGCTGCTGGTCCCGATAGCGGCTTCCTGGGCCGCCTCTGGCCGGCTTTTGCCATCGGCTGGCTGTTCGGATTCGGTTATTTTGTCGCCGGTCTGTGGTGGCTTGGCCATGCGCTTCTGATCGACGCCGATCAATTTGCCTGGGCGCTGCCGTTGGCGATTCTCGGTCTGCCGGCCTTTCTGGCAATCTTTTACGGTGTGGCGGCAGCGCTAGCCCGCTTGCTCTGGTCTGATGGCATGGGGCGTATTGCCGCACTCGCCTTCAGTTTCGGGCTGCTGGAATGGCTGCGCAGCTTCCTTTTTACCGGCTTTCCCTGGAATGCCATCGGCTATGGCGCCATGCCCATACCGTTGATGATGCAATCCGCGCATGTGATCGGCGTGCTCGGCGTCACCCCACTTGCCGTTTTTGTCTTTGCCGCTCCAGCGCTGCTCGGAACGCGTCAAGGCCGGGTACCGGGGATCGGGCTCGCCGTGCTCATCGCCGCCGCCCATTTCGGTTATGGCTATTATGCGCTCAACCTGCCGGAACCAGCAGCCGGCGGCAAGCCGGCGCCGGTGGTGCGCATCGTCCAGCCGGCGATCGATCAGGAAACCAAGATGGATACGGATGCCGATCGCGCCGCCATCTTCGACAAGCATCTCTCGCTTTCGGTCCAGCCGCCGGCACATGGCGGCAAACGGCCCGACATCATCGTCTGGCCGGAAACCGCTATCCCCTTCATTTTGACGGATAATCAGGACGCGCTGACCCGCATTGCCGACCAGCTCGACGACGATCAGATCCTGATCACTGGTGCGGTACGCGTCGAGGATATGGGTCCCGGTCTTGAGCCGCGCTATTACAATTCGATCTATGTCATCGACGGACGAGGCCAAATTATCGGTGCCTCCGACAAGACCCATCTCGTGCCTTTCGGCGAGTATGTGCCCTTCGAAAACATCCTCGGCTATCTCGGAATTCAGAATGTCATCGAGCTGCCAGGCGGCTTTTCAGCGGCCGCCAGCCGGCAGTTGCTGACGCTGCCAAGCGGCATCAAACTCTACCCGCTGATCTGTTACGAGATCATCTTTCCGAACGAAATGACACCGGAGATCCGGCAGGCCGACGCCATTCTGAACGTTACGAACGATGCCTGGTTCGGCGACACACCTGGTCCGTATCAGCATTTCCTGCAGGCACGGGTGAGGGCTGTCGAACAGGGGCTGCCGCTGATTCGCAGCGCCAATACAGGAGTGTCCGCCTATGTCGACGCTCACGGACGTTTGATTTCCGGAATTGATTTTAGTCAGCAAGGATTCGTAGACGCCACTTTGAGTAGCGCAACCGTGTCGCGAATCGACGATAGCGTACGAAAAGCGTACTTCTGGTTGATTGTAGGGGCGGTCGGTATAATCGCTGTGATTTCACGCATGGGTTTTATTTCAAGGGCGAATTGACCAAAAAACCCTAAAATTGCATAGTGGTTGCTGTCCGCCTTTTGAACGTAAAATACGGGCCGAGTGGGCGTCGGCTGCAACGTGGCGTTATAGGGGTGGTTAAGGGCACCGGATGGCAGGACCTGAATTCAACCTATGTTAGGGCTATATGATGATTGAGAACAAAAAAAAGCCAAACCCTATCGACATCCATGTCGGTAGCCGCATCCGCCTCCGCCGCACCATGCTGGGCATGAGCCAGGAAAAACTTGGCGAGAGTCTTGGAATCACTTTCCAGCAGATTCAAAAATATGAGAAGGGTACCAACCGCGTTGGCGCCAGCCGTCTTCAGAATATTTCCAGCATTCTTAACGTTCCCGTTTCCTTCTTCTTCGAGGATGCTCCGGGTGAACATGCAACCACTGCCGGCGGTATGGCCGAGGCCTCCAGCTCCAACTACGTGGTCGACTTTCTCTCTTCCTCCGAAGGCCTCCAGCTCAACCGCGCTTTCGTAAAGATTTCCGACGGCAAGGTCCGCCGCAAGGTGGTGGAACTCGTCAAGGCGCTCGCAGCCGAAGCCGACGCGGAATAAGCGTTTCGAAGCTGCGCTGCAGCGGCAAAGTTGAAAGGCGGTCATTTTGGCCGCCTTTTGTATGTTTATGGCAAAATTTTATCACTTTTGATGAGATATAAAGATATATTTATGTCCTTCTACGACTTGTTTTTCCGGCTCGACGCGAATATCAAAAGCGAAGATTTGTTCTTTGAGGGGAATCCCACATGCGCGCGAATTATCTGTTCACCAGTGAGTCTGTTGCCGAAGGTCACCCGGATAAAGTCTGTGACCGCATCTCCGACGAAATCGTCGATCTGGTCTATCGTGAAGCGGCAAAGACCGGCGTGAACCCCTGGGGCGTGCGCATTGCCTGCGAGACCCTTGCCACCACCAACCGCGTCGTCATCGCCGGCGAAGTTCGTTTGCCGCCGAGCCTGATGAAGAAGGACAAGGACGGCAAAGACGTCATCAATCCCTCGAAATTCAAGGCCGCGGCCCGCCGCGCTATCAAGGATATCGGCTACGAGCAGGACGGTTTCCACTGGAAGAAGGCGCGCATCGACGTTCTCCTGCATTCGCAATCCGCCGACATCGCCCAGGGCGTTGACAACGCTGCCGACCAGCAGGGCGACGAAGGTGCCGGCGACCAGGGCATCATGTTCGGCTACGCCTGCCGTGAAACGCCGGACCTCATGCCGGCGCCGATCTACTATTCGCACAAGATCCTGCAGCTGCTCGCGACCGCCCGTAAGAAGGGTGACGGCGAAGTCGCCAAGCTCGGCCCGGACGCCAAGAGCCAGGTGACCGTTCGCTACGTCGACGGCAAGCCGGCCGAGGTGACCTCGATCGTGCTTTCCACCCAGCATCTTGATGAAAGCTGGGATTCGAAGAAGGTCCGCGCCGTCGTCGAACCCTATATCCGCGAAGCTCTCGGCGAGCTGAAGATCGCGGCTGATTGCAATTGGTACATCAACCCCACCGGCAAGTTCGTCATCGGCGGCCCGGATGGTGATGCGGGCCTGACCGGCCGCAAGATCATCGTCGACACCTACGGCGGTGCTGCTCCGCACGGCGGCGGTGCCTTCTCCGGCAAGGACACGACCAAGGTGGACCGTTCCGCGGCCTACGCTGCGCGCTACCTCGCCAAGAACGTCGTTGCCGCCGCTCTTGCCGACCGTTGCACGATCCAGCTTTCCTACGCCATCGGCGTTGCCCAGCCACTGTCGATCTATGTCGACCTGCACGGCACCGGCAAAGGCGTCAGCGAGGACCAGGTCGAAGCGGCGATCCGCAAGAACATGGACCTGTCGCCGACCGGCATCCGCCGCCATCTCGACCTCAACAAGCCGATCTACGCGAAGACTTCGGCTTACGGCCATTTCGGCCGCAAGGCGGGCCGCGACGGCTCGTTCTCCTGGGAGCGCACCGACCTCGTCAAGGCGCTCAAGGAAGCGGTGAAGACCCGGGAAGCTGCATGATCGATACGGAGCGCCGGTCGCGGGCGACGGAAGCATTCTTCGGCCGGCGCAAGGGAAAGGCCTTGCGCGGCCAGCAGGCCGAAAGGCTGGAAGCGCTGCTGCCGCGATACCTTGTCGACCTCTCCGCGCCGGCGCCGCGGCCGCTGAATGAGCTGTTTCCGGTGCCGACCGAACGTCTGCGTCTGGAAATAGGCTTCGGCGGCGGCGAGCACCTGATCCACCGGGCGCTGGAATATCCGGCGACCGGCTTCATCGGCGTCGAGCCCTTTGTCAACTCCATGCAGAAACTGCTTGCCCGCGTCGACGAGACTGGCGCGCGCAATATCCGCGTCTACAATGACGATGCCACGCAATTGCTGGATTGGCTGCCGGACGCGTGCCTAGACCAGATCGATCTGCTCTATCCCGATCCATGGCCGAAGAAAAAGCACTGGAAGCGCCGTTTCGTTTCACAGGTGAACCTCGACCGCTTCCATCGCGTCCTGAAACCGGACGCCCTGTTCTGCTTCGCGTCCGATATCGATACCTATGTCAACTGGACGCTGCAGCATTGCCATGCCCATGGCAGCTTCGAATGGATGGCGGAAAACGCGGCTGACTGGCTGACGCCTTACGAGGGGTGGCCGAGCACACGTTACGAGGCGAAGGCCCGGCGTGAAGGGCGATCCTCGGCCTATCTGACGTTCAAGAGGATTTGAGCGGTCGTCCGCTGCCCGCGATCGGGTTGCAACGCCGGTTGATGCGGTGGGATCGCGGTACGAGCAATTGCCGATTTCGCACCTTTTCCGCATCCGGTAATCGGATTTGATCCAGCTGCGACAGCCGAGGATCGCCTGTCGTTATCGACTCAGGACAAGAGCAACAATTCAGCGGGCGTAAAAGCGCGACGCTGAATGCCAATTCGATGGCTCAATGTAAGCTGACCGTCTTCAGCTCGTCCTCGGCTGCCTTATAGAAGGTGCTGGACCGGTTGTCGGTCAGAAGGATCGGGGTGCCGTCTGCGCCGAAGAGCGCCCAGAGGTCGACGTTAGGATCGATTTCCGGGGCCTCGGGAAAGCAACGGGAAACTTCGTCCGAATGCATCTTTCTCACATAGGCAACCTCGCCAGAACCAATATTGGCGAGTTCGGATTGGGTCAGGCGGGCAGTGGCTTCTCTCAAAAGCATATTCGTACCTCCAGCAGGAGAGACCAGCGGCAATCAGCCGTTGTCTTACTGTGATACCGAAATGTTAATTTTCTTCACCATGCGGTCCGGCTCCGGCCGAATGAGATCGACCGACAGCAGGCCGTTCTTCAGCACGGCGCCAAGCACCTGCATGCCGTCGGCCAAAACGAAGACGCGCTGAAATTGGCGGGCCGCAATGCCGCGGTAGAGATAATCGCGTTCCTCATGCTCCACCTGTCGCCCGCGGATCAAAAGCTGGTTTTCTTCCGTGGTGATATCGAGCTCGTCTTCCGAGAAGCCGGCAACCGCAAGCGTAATACGCAAGCGCTCAGGCTCGCCAGACACCCGGTCGGCGCGCATGCGTTCGATGTTGTAAGGGGGATAGCCGTCACTGGCCTTGGAAATCCGCTCCAGCGTCTTTTCCATGGTATCGAAGCCCAGAAGCAGTGGGCTGGCAAAGGGAGTCGTCCGGCTCATTGTCTCAAGTCCTTGGTAGCAAGCGACCTTTCCGGACCTGATCTTTCAGCACCCGGCTCGTTATAATATGGGAGCAGGGGCAGGGTAGTGCAAGGAGGCAGGGCTTTCGCATTTGCGAGATTGATGTAGTGCGAAAGTGTGAATTGTGGCGTGGCATGCGGCTGCTTGACAAAGCTCAACCGGGCTCGCATCAAGACCTGCCGATGTGCACCGGAGGAAACGACTGACATGACAGAGCCCAGAAAAATTA
It encodes the following:
- a CDS encoding helix-turn-helix domain-containing protein, translated to MIENKKKPNPIDIHVGSRIRLRRTMLGMSQEKLGESLGITFQQIQKYEKGTNRVGASRLQNISSILNVPVSFFFEDAPGEHATTAGGMAEASSSNYVVDFLSSSEGLQLNRAFVKISDGKVRRKVVELVKALAAEADAE
- the ybeY gene encoding rRNA maturation RNase YbeY — translated: MAELDMQISVEEGDWPSEEELQALAERVLGAAAAYLEKHEKQPFPKMASELSLVFTDDASIREINAEWREQDKATNVLSFPAFPLVPGGKPGPMLGDIIIAKETVEREAVELEKSFDDHLTHLMVHGFLHLFGYDHMNNSEAERMEGLETRILAELGLSDPYAGQDPI
- a CDS encoding PhoH family protein, which gives rise to MNGQELVSSSSRQPRTASDANHFILTFENNRFASELFGQFDQNLKLLEERLGIDARARGNSVIITGDVLATNQARRTLDYLYDKLQKGGHVERSDVEGAIRMAVAADDQLTLPTMEKKAKLTMAQISTRKKTIIARTPTQDAYIRAMDRSEMVFGVGPAGTGKTYLAVAHAAQLLERGAVEKIILSRPAVEAGERLGFLPGDMKEKVDPYLRPLYDALYDMMPGDKVERAITAGVIEIAPLAFMRGRTLANAAVILDEAQNTTSMQMKMFLTRLGENSRMIITGDPSQIDLPRGVKSGLVEALQLLNGVEGITIVRFKDTDVVRHPLVARIVRAYDSNYAAPVEGGEADPQI
- the lnt gene encoding apolipoprotein N-acyltransferase — its product is MERLSGRVILVWGFKRAFLAILAGAIGVLALPPFGFFAAMFVSFTLLVWLLDGAAAGPDSGFLGRLWPAFAIGWLFGFGYFVAGLWWLGHALLIDADQFAWALPLAILGLPAFLAIFYGVAAALARLLWSDGMGRIAALAFSFGLLEWLRSFLFTGFPWNAIGYGAMPIPLMMQSAHVIGVLGVTPLAVFVFAAPALLGTRQGRVPGIGLAVLIAAAHFGYGYYALNLPEPAAGGKPAPVVRIVQPAIDQETKMDTDADRAAIFDKHLSLSVQPPAHGGKRPDIIVWPETAIPFILTDNQDALTRIADQLDDDQILITGAVRVEDMGPGLEPRYYNSIYVIDGRGQIIGASDKTHLVPFGEYVPFENILGYLGIQNVIELPGGFSAAASRQLLTLPSGIKLYPLICYEIIFPNEMTPEIRQADAILNVTNDAWFGDTPGPYQHFLQARVRAVEQGLPLIRSANTGVSAYVDAHGRLISGIDFSQQGFVDATLSSATVSRIDDSVRKAYFWLIVGAVGIIAVISRMGFISRAN
- the metK gene encoding methionine adenosyltransferase → MRANYLFTSESVAEGHPDKVCDRISDEIVDLVYREAAKTGVNPWGVRIACETLATTNRVVIAGEVRLPPSLMKKDKDGKDVINPSKFKAAARRAIKDIGYEQDGFHWKKARIDVLLHSQSADIAQGVDNAADQQGDEGAGDQGIMFGYACRETPDLMPAPIYYSHKILQLLATARKKGDGEVAKLGPDAKSQVTVRYVDGKPAEVTSIVLSTQHLDESWDSKKVRAVVEPYIREALGELKIAADCNWYINPTGKFVIGGPDGDAGLTGRKIIVDTYGGAAPHGGGAFSGKDTTKVDRSAAYAARYLAKNVVAAALADRCTIQLSYAIGVAQPLSIYVDLHGTGKGVSEDQVEAAIRKNMDLSPTGIRRHLDLNKPIYAKTSAYGHFGRKAGRDGSFSWERTDLVKALKEAVKTREAA
- a CDS encoding lysophospholipid acyltransferase family protein; translation: MVTWLRVGCALVVICAVSLVLLPLQIVCLRFDWKLRRYLPRYWHRIVCYCLGIRINVVGKVEDRRPLMLAVNHASWLDILVLSSIADVAFIAKAEVRDWPIFGLLAEWQKSVFVVREQKRKTGDQVNEIAERMADGEIMVLFPEGTTSDGNRLLEVKSSLFGAAAAALPKAPDAVVHVQPVAVAYTRVHGIAMGRYYRPLAAWPGDIELMPHLKGIFGCGAIDVDVCFGEAVDYRADTNRKEVSATVARRIRTMLASRLLGREIA
- the trmB gene encoding tRNA (guanine(46)-N(7))-methyltransferase TrmB; translated protein: MIDTERRSRATEAFFGRRKGKALRGQQAERLEALLPRYLVDLSAPAPRPLNELFPVPTERLRLEIGFGGGEHLIHRALEYPATGFIGVEPFVNSMQKLLARVDETGARNIRVYNDDATQLLDWLPDACLDQIDLLYPDPWPKKKHWKRRFVSQVNLDRFHRVLKPDALFCFASDIDTYVNWTLQHCHAHGSFEWMAENAADWLTPYEGWPSTRYEAKARREGRSSAYLTFKRI
- a CDS encoding Hsp20 family protein, which translates into the protein MSRTTPFASPLLLGFDTMEKTLERISKASDGYPPYNIERMRADRVSGEPERLRITLAVAGFSEDELDITTEENQLLIRGRQVEHEERDYLYRGIAARQFQRVFVLADGMQVLGAVLKNGLLSVDLIRPEPDRMVKKINISVSQ
- the miaB gene encoding tRNA (N6-isopentenyl adenosine(37)-C2)-methylthiotransferase MiaB, with product MNKDSALLDAPQPDTLELGLRDGSNSRKVFIKTYGCQMNVYDSTRMSDALARDGYEPTEDMEEADLVLLNTCHIREKAAEKVYSALGRLREMKKRKAADGRDMMIGVTGCVAQAEGEEILRRAPAVDVVIGPQTYHRLPDALRRAKEGQRVVDTEYAIEDKFEHLPIAETTKIRARGVTAFLTVQEGCDKFCTFCVVPYTRGSEVSRPVAQIVEEAEKLVDGGVREITLLGQNVNAWHGTGPTGEAWSLGDLLYRLAEIPGLARLRYTTSHPRDMDDRLISAHRDLRTLMPYLHLPVQSGSDRILKAMNRRHTAAEYLALIEKIRMARPDIALSGDFIVGFPGETEEDFADTLRLVGEVNYAQAFSFKYSTRPGTPGAELKGQVPEEIKAERLERLQALLLKQQHAFADACVGKVVDILLEKPGRMPGQLIGRSPWLQSVNVDAKASQIGDIINVRIIGTSTNSLFAELL
- a CDS encoding hemolysin family protein; protein product: MSDFTTRPAAEAKDGAETASSDEAGSSSGKRSHSSFWARAARILRPAQGSARLREDLADALMTSATDDDAFSPDERAMLHNILRFREVRVEDVMVPRADIEAVDQNITIGELMILFEESGRSRMPVYAETLDDPRGMVHIRDLLSYVAKQARNKRRGSNGKAAATAAASASAAGPAEKPSRSAKPNFDLSRVDLQKTLAEAGIIRKILFVPPSMLASDLLRRMQVNRTQMALVIDEYGGTDGLASHEDIVEMVVGDIDDEHDDEEVMFKRVSEDVFVADARVELEEIAAAIGPDFDISEQVDEVDTLGGLIFSALGRIPVRGELVQALPGFEFHILDADPRRIKKVRITRKRHALRRRPAKAEGEGGALERDLPSLDTLPDEPSAERNSASQ
- a CDS encoding DUF1150 family protein — encoded protein: MLLREATARLTQSELANIGSGEVAYVRKMHSDEVSRCFPEAPEIDPNVDLWALFGADGTPILLTDNRSSTFYKAAEDELKTVSLH